The Thermodesulfovibrionales bacterium DNA window TTTATGTCGCCGCCCTGGAGATGCTCTCAAAGGCATGTGCGAATACCGCCCTTCAGGTCTCTGTCCAGGGGATGATCTGCGAGGGTATCAGGCTCTTCGGCGATGAGTCCCAGAGGCAGAGGTTTCTCAGGGAAGAGGGGCTTGTGGAGGGAAGACGTCTCATTGCCTTCGCACTCACAGAGCCCTGCTGCGGCTCTGATGCAAAGGCGATAGAGACCGAGGCCCTTCCTTCGGAAAAGGGGTATGTCCTGAACGGAACAAAGACTCTGATAACGAATCCCGGAGAAGCTGATTTCATCCTCGTCTTTGCAAGGACCGGACAGGGCATCTCATCGTTCATCGTGCCGAAAGAGACGAGCGGACTGAGGGTGATGAAGGACATCCCGAAACTCGGGTTCAGGGGCAATACCCTGTCCGCCCTTCACTTCGATGAATGCGAGGTGGAAAGGGAGAACCTTCTCGGGCAAGAGGGGAGGGGGCTTGAGTACTCAAAGCAGATCCTCAATTCCGGAAGAATGACGATCGCGGCGATCGGCGTCGGCATTGCGCAGGCTGCCTATGAAAAGGCCCTTTCCTACAGCAGGAAGAGGAAGACCTTTGGTTCGAGCATTTCTCATTTTCAACTCGTGCAGGAGAAGCTGTCGGACGTAGTTACCGATATCAACGCGGCGAGGCTCCTCACCTGCTATGCGGCTGTTCTGAAGGATAGAGGAAGAGATATTGCATCTGCGGCTTCCCAGGCAAAACTCTTCAGCTCGGAGATGGCAATACGGACATGCGATGCAGCCATACAGATTCATGGCGGCTACGGATACATTGACGAGTTCGATGTGCACAGGCACTGGCGTGATGCGAGGCTCCTCACGATCGGGGAAGGGACCTCCGATATGTTGAGGCTGCTGATAGCGCATCTGGCATTGAAGGAGCTGTAGATGGCGAGGTTGAACCTGTAGAATGCGCGAGGTCGTTATGGGTGTGCGAAGAATTGCGGTGATTGGGGCGGGGACGATGGGAGGCGGCATTTCCGAAGTTGCTGCACGGAGCGGGTACGAGGTGGTCCTTAAGGATATGAGTGAAGAATACGTGGGTGCAGGGCTCGCGAGGATAAGAGGCAGACTCGACAAGAGGGTAGCAGAACGGAAGATCGGGGCAGAAGAGAGAGAGAGGATCCTGGCGAACATAAGAACCACCACAGATCTCAAAGAGTGTGCGGAGGCAGATCTCGTCATCGAAGCGGTGATTGAACAAGAGGAGACAAAGAGGGAGATCTTTCAGGAGCTTGATGTCCTATGCCCGGAAGACACCATCTTTTCGACGAACACCTCTGCGATTTCGATAACGAGGCTGGGAGGGGCGACGAAAAGGCCCGGCAGGTTCATTGGCATGCATTTCATGAACCCCGCCTATATCATGAAACTCGTAGAGGTCGTGAGGGGACTCCGCACATCGGAAGAGACGGTGAAGACGATCATTGGAGTCTCAGAAAAGATGGGGAAGACAGCGGTCGTGGTAAAGGACTTCCCTGCCTTTATCTCGAGCCGGCTTATCATGCATGTGGTGAATGAAGCGATCTTCGCTCTGCAAGAGGAAGTGGCCTCGCGCGACAGTATCGATACGATCATGAAACTCGGCGCACACCATCCGATGGGGCCCCTCGAACTCGCTGATCTCATGGGCCTTGACATATGCCTCGCGACGCTTGAACTCCTCCATGCCGAACTCGGGGAGAAATACCGGCCCTGTGTGCTGCTGCGGCAGATGGTTGCTGCGGGGAAACTGGGAAGAAAGAGCCGTGAAGGGTTCTATGAGTATCAATAAGAACGTGGGCATTGAGAAAAGAGACGGAATCGCGTTCATTATCATGAAAAGGTCTGAGACCCTGAATGTCCTCAGCACGGAGATGCTTCAGGATCTTGGAGATTCATTTGTCGGAATCGAGAATGATGGTGAAACAAGAGTCGTTATCATAACCGGCGAGAAAAAATTCTCCGCAGGGGCTGATATCAGAGAGCTGAAAGACAAGAGTCCTGAGGAAGCGGCAGCCTTTGCACGACTCGCCCACGGAGTCTTTAAGCAGATCGAAACCATGGGTAAACCGGTCATCGCTGCCGTCAATGGCTTCGCACTGGGAGGCGGATGCGAACTGGCTCTTGCGTGCGACATTCGGATGGCGGCTGAGAATGCAAAGTTCGGCCAGCCCGAGATCAACCTCGGACTCATACCCTGCTTCGGGGGAACACAGAGGCTTCCGCGACTCATAGGCATAGGAAGGGCAATGGAGTTAATCCTGACTGGCAGGATGATTGATGGAAAGACTGCAGAGTCTGTCGGCCTCGTGAACAGGGCAGTGCGGGAGGAAGAACTGATGGGACAGGCAGAAGAGACGGCCCGGATCCTGGCCAGAAAGAGTCCCATAGCCCTGAGAATGGCAAAGAGGTTGATTAACAGGCATCTCGATATCGAGAGAGGGCTCGAGATGGAGATAGCTTCCATTGTCGAATGCTATAGCTATCATGACTATGTGGAGGGTATTGCGGCCTTCCTCGAAAAGAGAGAGGCGAGATTTGAAGGCAGGTGACACTGTGGAGGTTGCCATATGACTGAGATCACAAGGAACTTCATAAACGGCGAGTGGCAGGAGGCATTTACAGGCCTCCATTTTGAGAACAGGAATCCTGCTGATACCGATGAGTTGGTCGGAGTTGTGACTAGGTCAGGGAAGGAAGATGTTGATAAGGCGGTGAAGGCAGCGCGTGAGTCATACGGGACATGGAGACTCATCCCTGCGCCACGGAGAGGCGAGATTCTCTTCAAGGCAGCCGAAATCCTGTCAAAGAGGAAAAGGGAACTGGGAGAGATCGAGACGCGGGAGATGGGCAAGACCCTTAAAGAAGGTTTGGGAGATGTCCAGGAAGCTATCGACATGGCCTACTATATGGCTGGCGAGGGGAGAAGACTTTCGGGGGAGACAATTCCCTCGGAACTCCCGAACAAGGAGTGCCGGTCAGTTCGCGTCCCTCTCGGCGTGTGTGGGCTTATCACTCCCTGGAATTTTCCGATAGCCATTCCTGCATGGAAGATCATGCCTGCCCTTGTCTCGGGAAATACGGTAGTCTTCAAGCCGAGCAGTTATACTTCGATATCGGCTGCCAGGCTTGTTGAGATCCTTGAGGAGGCGGGCCTGCCGAGGGGCATCGTTAACCTCGTTCATGGGAGAGGTGAGGAGATCGGTGCGTACCTTGCTTCTCATCCTGATATGGATGCCCTTTCTTTCACGGGTTCCACGGCTGTGGGAGAGAGGCTTGCGGCAAGAGGCGTTGAATTCGGGAAAAAGGTCTCCTGTGAGATGGGAGGGAAGAACGCCATTATCGTTATGGATGACGCCGACATGGAACTGGCCATGGAAGGCGCTGTGTGGGGCGGCTTTGGGACCACAGGACAGCGGTGCACTGCAGCAAGCAGGGTGGTTGTTCATGAGCATGTGTATGACCGGTTCCTTCAGATGTTCACGAGGGCTACATCAAGGTTAAGGCTCGGGAACGGCCTGTTCGAGGAGACCGATGTGGGTCCTCTGATCAACCGTGCCCAGATGGAGAAGACCCTCAACTACATAGAGATAGGAAAGAGAGAAGGCGCAAAGCTCCTTACCGGAGGAAAGGCATACGAGGAAGGGGATTGTGCGAGGGGCTACTTTATCGAGCCCACCATATTCTCCGATGTACATCCTGAGATGAGAATCGCCCAGGAAGAGATATTCGGGCCCGTTGTGGCTGTGATGAAGGCGAGGGACCTGGAGGACGCAATAGCGATCGTGAACGCCACGAAGTACGGTCTCGTCTCTGCGATCTATACCAGCGATATTAACAGATCAGCTATCGCTGAAAGGGAACTTGATACGGG harbors:
- a CDS encoding acyl-CoA dehydrogenase family protein, giving the protein MFYRREQRNIIGMLVPEADKYHQLLEAIGEFAEKELLPGAKKIDREGMFPRENLEKVVEHGIMALPFPEEYDGSGFPFPVYVAALEMLSKACANTALQVSVQGMICEGIRLFGDESQRQRFLREEGLVEGRRLIAFALTEPCCGSDAKAIETEALPSEKGYVLNGTKTLITNPGEADFILVFARTGQGISSFIVPKETSGLRVMKDIPKLGFRGNTLSALHFDECEVERENLLGQEGRGLEYSKQILNSGRMTIAAIGVGIAQAAYEKALSYSRKRKTFGSSISHFQLVQEKLSDVVTDINAARLLTCYAAVLKDRGRDIASAASQAKLFSSEMAIRTCDAAIQIHGGYGYIDEFDVHRHWRDARLLTIGEGTSDMLRLLIAHLALKEL
- a CDS encoding enoyl-CoA hydratase-related protein, whose translation is MSINKNVGIEKRDGIAFIIMKRSETLNVLSTEMLQDLGDSFVGIENDGETRVVIITGEKKFSAGADIRELKDKSPEEAAAFARLAHGVFKQIETMGKPVIAAVNGFALGGGCELALACDIRMAAENAKFGQPEINLGLIPCFGGTQRLPRLIGIGRAMELILTGRMIDGKTAESVGLVNRAVREEELMGQAEETARILARKSPIALRMAKRLINRHLDIERGLEMEIASIVECYSYHDYVEGIAAFLEKREARFEGR
- a CDS encoding aldehyde dehydrogenase family protein; translated protein: MTEITRNFINGEWQEAFTGLHFENRNPADTDELVGVVTRSGKEDVDKAVKAARESYGTWRLIPAPRRGEILFKAAEILSKRKRELGEIETREMGKTLKEGLGDVQEAIDMAYYMAGEGRRLSGETIPSELPNKECRSVRVPLGVCGLITPWNFPIAIPAWKIMPALVSGNTVVFKPSSYTSISAARLVEILEEAGLPRGIVNLVHGRGEEIGAYLASHPDMDALSFTGSTAVGERLAARGVEFGKKVSCEMGGKNAIIVMDDADMELAMEGAVWGGFGTTGQRCTAASRVVVHEHVYDRFLQMFTRATSRLRLGNGLFEETDVGPLINRAQMEKTLNYIEIGKREGAKLLTGGKAYEEGDCARGYFIEPTIFSDVHPEMRIAQEEIFGPVVAVMKARDLEDAIAIVNATKYGLVSAIYTSDINRSAIAERELDTGIVYINASTIGAEIQLPFGGTKKSGIGQREAGGRGGALDMFTKWKVIYRDFSGRLQKAQIDR
- a CDS encoding 3-hydroxyacyl-CoA dehydrogenase NAD-binding domain-containing protein; its protein translation is MGVRRIAVIGAGTMGGGISEVAARSGYEVVLKDMSEEYVGAGLARIRGRLDKRVAERKIGAEERERILANIRTTTDLKECAEADLVIEAVIEQEETKREIFQELDVLCPEDTIFSTNTSAISITRLGGATKRPGRFIGMHFMNPAYIMKLVEVVRGLRTSEETVKTIIGVSEKMGKTAVVVKDFPAFISSRLIMHVVNEAIFALQEEVASRDSIDTIMKLGAHHPMGPLELADLMGLDICLATLELLHAELGEKYRPCVLLRQMVAAGKLGRKSREGFYEYQ